A section of the Amblyomma americanum isolate KBUSLIRL-KWMA chromosome 2, ASM5285725v1, whole genome shotgun sequence genome encodes:
- the LOC144121249 gene encoding uncharacterized protein LOC144121249 encodes MAPDQQNSSLSREETEMKVEKKDNSTQWELEEPVPDHTYADTNDSSNTPLTMRSIHFQYLTPQDVHFYTGLPFDAFNKLILLLRANGTKVGGILGLEQQLLLTLMRLRLGLLCGDLARRFSISIATVSTIFSSMMSTLAKVMEDIVVWLPRSVVYDSMPYTFVKNGYDRTTCIFDCTEAWLQRPKKLMARAQSYSAYKGSNTIKFLTVIAPNGLIMFVSDVYGGRASDKYIVRTCGVEDYLLPGDEIMADRGFKLEPHLEAQGIRMNVPAFTRGKSQLSEKEVTKTRRIASLRIHVERAINRIKTYRIFKQALPIK; translated from the exons ATGGCCCCTGACCAACAAAACAGCAGTTTGTCAAGGGAGGAAACAGAAATGAAG GTGGAGAAGAAAGACAACTCTACACAGTGGGAATTGGAGGAACCAGTCCCAGACCACACATATGCAGACACAAATGACAGTTCAAACACTCCTCTTACAATGAGAAGCATTCACTTTCAGTACTTAACGCCACAAGACGTACACTTCTACACTGGCCTCCCGTTTGATGCTTTTAATAAGCTCATTCTTTTACTGAGGGCCAATGGCACAAAAGTAGGGGGAATATTGGGTTTAGAACAACAGCTGTTGCTCACACTTATGAGACTAAGACTTGGGCTCCTCTGTGGGGACCTTGCAAGAAGATTCAGCATTTCAATTGCGACAGTGTCAACAATATTCTCAAGTATGATGTCCACCTTAGCTAAAGTAATGGAAGACATAGTGGTGTGGCTGCCTCGGTCAGTAGTTTATGACAGTATGCCGTACACCTTTGTCAAGAATGGCTACGACCGCACAACATGCATATTTGACTGCACAGAGGCGTGGTTGCAAAGACCCAAGAAATTAATGGCAAGGGCACAGAGCTACAGCGCATACAAAGGGTCAAATACTATCAAGTTTTTGACAGTCATAGCGCCCAACGGGCTAATCATGTTTGTATCAGATGTATATGGTGGAAGGGCCTCCGATAAATACATAGTTCGGACATGTGGTGTGGAGGACTATTTACTCCCAGGCGACGAAATTATGGCAGATCGTGGATTTAAGCTTGAGCCACATCTTGAAGCACAAGGAATCCGCATGAATGTACCGGCCTTCACCAGAG GAAAGAGTCAACTGTCTGAAAAAGAAGTGACAAAAACCAGGCGAATCGCTTCACTGCGCATCCATGTGGAACGCGCTATCAATCGGATAAAGACTTATCGAATTTTTAAGCAGGCTTTGCCTATCAAGTGA
- the LOC144121248 gene encoding uncharacterized protein LOC144121248 has translation MAGKARVCSHIGALLWKLEMGVQLGITGISCTDKTAAWNRGTKRNVEPALLNSMSFNLKRSTVDTASTQHPRPTRKVKHFASKEELADHIKKSPYGELFNIPGTLLHNTLMTRREIQQPSQAPASVQRQQATHHSEKVAFQSPKCKERQLNKVEPPVDDFEITLERPLCNLNFGKLLGSERAVDKLSLTMTSAKKIEAATREQRNCAEWFSHRKGRITASLFKDVCRSKRLNCESLMKRILNDNCITSLAVQCGINYEQLAKQRALAAFQTKHTNCRLEDCGLMIHPRYPYLGCSPDGLLVCDCHPPALLEVKCLYSLRHVHPDELIKEGQCKADFCLDSAGVLKAAHKYYYQVQAQLHLNLVGSTVCYLYLHVDQGGALIPVKRDEGFMETHINNLESFFESIILPRL, from the exons ATGGCTGGAAAAGCACGTGTTTGTAGCCATATTGGTGCCCTGTTGTGGAAGCTAGAAATGGGCGTCCAGCTAGGCATCACTGGCATCTCATGTACCGACAAGACGGCAGCTTGGAATCGGGGTACAAAGAGAAATGTTGAGCCGGCCCTTCTCAATTCCATGTCCTTCAATCTTAAGAGGTCAACGGTGGACACCGCAAGCACGCAGCACCCAAGGCCGACCCGAAAGGTCAAGCATTTTGCAAGCAAAGAAGAACTCGCAGACCACATCAAGAAGTCACCTTATGGCGAGCTCTTCAATATTCCTG GCACCCTTCTCCACAACACATTGATGACGAGAAGGGAGATCCAGCAACCTTCTCAGGCACCAGCAAGTGTCCAGAGGCAACAAGCGACACATCACTCAGAGAAG GTTGCCTTCCAGTCACCGAAGTGCAAAGAAAGGCAGCTGAACAAAGTGGAGCCACCAGTGGACGACTTCGAGATTACTCTCGAAAGACCTCTGTGCAACCTCAACTTCGGAAAGCTGCTTGGAAGTGAGCGAGCAGTGGATAAGCTCAGCCTTACCATGACctctgcaaaaaaaattgaagctgccACAAGGGAGCAAAGAAACTGTGCCGAGTGGTTTTCCCACCGCAAGGGCAGGATAACTGCTTCATTGTTCAAAGATGTTTGCCGTTCCAAACGATTGAATTGCGAGTCATTAATGAAGAGAATACTTAATGACAACTGCATTACCAGCCTTGCCGTGCAGTGTGGCATAAATTATGAGCAGTTAGCGAAACAGCgtgctcttgctgcttttcaaACAAAGCATACAAATTGCAGACTCGAAGATTGCGGTTTGATGATTCATCCAAGGTATCCGTATCTTGGGTGTAGTCCAGACGGTTTGCTTGTCTGCGATTGCCACCCCCCAGCACTTTTAGAGGTTAAATGCCTATATAGCTTGCGGCATGTACATCCGGACGAATTAATTAAGGAGGggcagtgcaaggcagatttttgcTTAGATTCTGCAGGTGTACTAAAGGCAGCACATAAATACTACTACCAAGTTCAGGCACAGCTGCACCTGAACCTGGTAGGGAGCACTGTTTGCTACCTATACTTGCATGTAGACCAAGGGGGAGCATTGATTCCAGTCAAGAGAGATGAAGGATTCATGGAAACCCACATTAATAATCTTGAAAGCTTTTTTGAGAGCATAATATTGCCTAGGCTGTGA